The following proteins are co-located in the Pseudomonas antarctica genome:
- a CDS encoding helix-turn-helix transcriptional regulator — MSLTRSIGDTHSPHFYAEMGELISNSGQENFAANMLHLVDKWVPIHLVDLSEWTLDELRDSVLDIKLLGSAGLQNDWSAPQTVHALNDHPLLREMLRMQDPLLIQMKAKANSAHPRGSSHQCNLVSRQGNRRCVISFYRSPTQQGFSLAQLSFLKCLSETLLPLLERHAHLLRLTPHAESEPAQNLLEQSQLQREFYKRLSLSDITLSAREQEVCLGLLTGGTVPQMAEKLSVKNSSIETYLKRAAAKLGVSGRHGLAKWMVGA; from the coding sequence ATGAGTCTGACCCGCAGTATTGGCGACACGCACAGCCCGCATTTCTATGCAGAAATGGGCGAGTTGATTTCTAACAGCGGCCAGGAAAACTTCGCCGCCAACATGCTGCATCTGGTGGATAAATGGGTACCGATTCACTTGGTCGACCTGAGTGAATGGACCCTGGACGAACTGCGCGACAGCGTGCTCGACATCAAGCTGCTCGGCAGCGCCGGGCTGCAAAATGACTGGTCTGCCCCGCAGACCGTGCATGCGCTGAATGACCATCCGCTGTTGCGGGAAATGCTGCGCATGCAAGACCCACTGCTGATCCAGATGAAGGCCAAAGCCAACAGCGCGCATCCGCGTGGCAGCTCGCACCAGTGCAATCTGGTATCGCGTCAGGGCAATCGGCGCTGCGTGATTTCGTTCTACCGCTCGCCCACCCAGCAGGGCTTTTCCCTGGCGCAGTTGTCGTTTCTCAAATGCTTGTCGGAGACCTTGTTGCCCTTGCTGGAGCGGCATGCGCACCTTCTGCGTCTGACGCCGCACGCCGAGTCCGAGCCGGCCCAGAACCTGCTGGAACAATCGCAGTTGCAGCGCGAGTTCTACAAGCGCTTGTCCCTCAGCGATATCACCCTGTCGGCGCGCGAGCAGGAAGTTTGCCTCGGCCTGCTGACCGGCGGCACCGTGCCGCAGATGGCGGAAAAACTCAGCGTGAAAAACAGCTCGATCGAAACCTACCTCAAGCGCGCCGCCGCCAAATTGGGCGTGAGTGGGCGGCATGGATTGGCCAAATGGATGGTTGGCGCCTGA
- a CDS encoding efflux transporter outer membrane subunit, whose protein sequence is MNKWTLTSVGVAWMLGGCSLIPEYQRPAAPTPAQYPQGGVYSLAQADTVAVKPDWQQLFHDPALQQLIGTALVNNRDLRVAALNVEAFQAQYRIQRADLFPAVSATGAGKRQKLPADVTGTGKSAITSNYSATLGLSAYELDLFGRVRSLSEQAMLTYLGTEEARRSTQLSLVANVANAYLTWRADQELLALAQQTLKANDHSWQLTSRSKSAGKASALEVVQARTAVESTRASVARYERQVAQDLNNLALLVGGPVDEHLPSRPLADDLVARVPAGLPSDLLQRRPDILQAEYQLQAANANIGAARAAFFPSVTLTANAGSTSTELSGLFKGGTGTWTFQPQINLPIFNAGSLRASLDYAKLQKDITVAQYEKSIQTAFQEVADGLAARQTFNDQLQAQRDFVAANQAYYDLAQHRYRSGVDSNLTFLDAQRSLFSSQQALIVDRLAQLVAEVNLYTALGGAWNVNSTPTAAAGTPPASPVRNEGKTG, encoded by the coding sequence ATGAACAAATGGACACTCACCAGCGTAGGCGTGGCCTGGATGCTCGGCGGTTGTTCGCTGATCCCCGAGTACCAACGGCCTGCAGCGCCGACACCTGCGCAGTACCCCCAAGGCGGCGTCTACAGCCTGGCGCAGGCCGACACCGTGGCGGTAAAGCCGGACTGGCAGCAACTGTTTCACGACCCGGCCTTGCAACAGCTGATTGGCACCGCGCTGGTCAACAACCGTGACCTCAGGGTTGCCGCGCTGAATGTGGAAGCGTTCCAGGCCCAGTACCGCATCCAGCGTGCGGACCTGTTCCCGGCGGTGTCCGCAACAGGCGCCGGCAAACGCCAGAAGTTGCCGGCCGATGTAACCGGCACCGGCAAGTCGGCGATCACGTCCAACTATTCGGCCACGTTAGGGCTCAGCGCCTATGAGCTGGATTTGTTCGGCCGCGTGCGCAGCCTCAGCGAGCAGGCGATGCTCACTTACCTGGGCACCGAGGAAGCCCGGCGCAGCACACAACTGAGCCTGGTCGCCAACGTCGCCAATGCCTACCTGACCTGGCGCGCCGACCAGGAACTGCTGGCCCTGGCGCAGCAAACCCTGAAGGCCAACGACCACAGCTGGCAACTGACCAGCCGCAGCAAAAGTGCGGGCAAGGCTTCGGCGCTGGAGGTGGTACAAGCCCGCACAGCCGTCGAAAGTACCCGCGCCAGCGTGGCCCGTTATGAGCGCCAGGTCGCCCAGGACCTCAACAACCTTGCCCTGCTGGTCGGCGGCCCGGTGGATGAGCACCTGCCGTCGCGGCCACTGGCCGATGATCTGGTGGCGCGCGTGCCCGCAGGCTTGCCCTCCGACCTGCTGCAACGGCGCCCGGATATCCTCCAGGCCGAGTACCAGTTGCAAGCGGCCAACGCGAATATCGGCGCGGCCCGCGCAGCGTTTTTTCCTTCGGTCACCCTCACGGCCAACGCCGGCAGCACCAGCACCGAACTGTCAGGGTTGTTCAAGGGTGGCACGGGCACCTGGACCTTCCAACCGCAAATCAACCTGCCGATCTTCAACGCCGGCAGCCTGCGCGCCAGCCTCGACTACGCCAAATTGCAGAAAGACATTACGGTGGCCCAGTACGAAAAATCCATCCAGACCGCGTTCCAGGAAGTCGCCGACGGCCTCGCCGCCCGTCAGACGTTCAACGACCAACTGCAGGCGCAACGGGATTTCGTCGCGGCCAACCAGGCCTATTACGACCTGGCCCAACACCGCTACCGCAGCGGTGTCGACAGCAACCTGACGTTCCTTGATGCGCAGCGCTCGCTGTTCAGTTCACAGCAGGCGCTGATCGTCGATCGGTTGGCCCAATTGGTCGCGGAGGTGAACCTGTATACGGCGCTGGGTGGCGCGTGGAACGTCAACTCAACCCCGACTGCCGCAGCCGGTACTCCCCCGGCGTCACCTGTGCGTAACGAAGGAAAAACCGGCTGA
- the hpaA gene encoding 4-hydroxyphenylacetate catabolism regulatory protein HpaA, which produces MKPIPNINIGQVYDQRYSDAEVHYDKLANLAGFFGRNMPVHRHDRFFQVHYVKSGAVRVYLDDRQYVESGPMFFLTPPTVPHAFVTEPDADGHVLTVRQQWVWALIDADPSLASGAACVALKADAQGLDQLFEALSSEINAQWAGRAAALESLTRLIMIRLLRLCANSLPARPTRHEDLRIFHRFNELIEAHYLEHWPLARYAGEVGVTVARLNEVCRRMADLPSKRLILERVMQEAKRLLLFTGSSANEICYQLGFKDPAYFSRFFLRYAQVTPGEYRLRQSGLS; this is translated from the coding sequence GTGAAGCCGATTCCCAACATCAACATCGGGCAGGTCTACGACCAGCGTTACAGCGATGCCGAGGTGCATTACGACAAGCTCGCCAACCTGGCAGGATTTTTCGGGCGCAATATGCCCGTGCATCGGCATGACCGATTTTTCCAGGTGCATTACGTGAAGAGCGGCGCGGTGCGGGTGTATCTGGATGATCGCCAGTACGTTGAATCAGGGCCGATGTTTTTTCTCACACCGCCCACGGTGCCCCATGCGTTTGTGACTGAACCGGATGCGGACGGGCATGTGCTGACGGTGCGTCAGCAATGGGTGTGGGCCTTGATTGACGCCGACCCGAGCCTTGCCTCCGGGGCCGCGTGTGTGGCGCTGAAGGCAGATGCCCAAGGATTGGATCAACTGTTCGAAGCGTTAAGCAGCGAGATCAACGCCCAGTGGGCAGGGCGCGCCGCTGCACTGGAAAGCCTGACGCGCCTGATCATGATTCGCCTGCTGCGCCTGTGTGCCAACTCGCTGCCGGCGCGCCCGACGCGGCATGAAGACCTGCGTATCTTCCATCGTTTCAACGAACTGATCGAAGCGCATTACCTGGAGCATTGGCCGCTGGCACGTTACGCCGGGGAGGTCGGTGTCACCGTCGCGCGGCTCAATGAAGTCTGCCGGCGCATGGCCGACCTGCCGTCCAAGCGCCTGATCCTGGAACGGGTCATGCAGGAAGCCAAGCGCCTGCTGCTGTTTACCGGCAGCTCGGCGAATGAAATCTGCTACCAGCTGGGGTTCAAAGACCCGGCGTATTTCAGCCGGTTTTTCCTTCGTTACGCACAGGTGACGCCGGGGGAGTACCGGCTGCGGCAGTCGGGGTTGAGTTGA
- a CDS encoding fumarylacetoacetate hydrolase family protein translates to MSRTLHDVASGTLFGVALNYQGLLDQHLAAFQQAPYQQPPSKPVLFIKTPNTRNEHDGVVVFPQGERLQPGPALGVVIGQRASRVSLENAMAHVAGYVVVNEFSLPEDSYYRPAVKAKCRDGFCAFGPDWVARDQVTNPNQLSLRLFVNGELRQQNSTANWVRDIAQLIAEISEFMTLHPGDVLITGTPEGRVDVQPGDRVEVEISGVGRLANTVQAEAAR, encoded by the coding sequence ATGAGCCGTACCCTGCATGATGTTGCCAGCGGCACCTTGTTCGGCGTTGCGCTGAACTACCAGGGCTTGCTGGACCAGCATCTCGCCGCCTTCCAGCAGGCGCCCTATCAGCAGCCGCCGAGCAAACCGGTGCTGTTTATCAAGACCCCGAATACGCGCAATGAGCACGACGGTGTGGTGGTGTTTCCTCAGGGTGAACGCCTGCAACCAGGGCCGGCCCTGGGTGTGGTGATCGGCCAGCGTGCCAGCCGCGTCAGCCTGGAAAACGCCATGGCGCATGTGGCCGGTTATGTGGTGGTGAATGAATTCAGCCTGCCGGAAGACAGTTACTACCGCCCCGCCGTGAAAGCCAAATGCCGCGATGGTTTTTGTGCCTTCGGGCCGGATTGGGTCGCGCGGGATCAGGTGACCAACCCCAATCAACTGAGCCTCAGACTCTTCGTCAACGGCGAACTGCGCCAGCAAAACTCCACCGCCAATTGGGTACGGGATATTGCGCAATTGATCGCCGAAATCAGCGAGTTCATGACCCTGCACCCTGGCGACGTGCTGATTACCGGCACCCCGGAAGGTCGCGTGGATGTGCAGCCTGGAGACAGGGTTGAAGTTGAAATCAGCGGTGTCGGTCGCTTGGCCAACACCGTGCAGGCGGAGGCAGCGCGATGA
- a CDS encoding fumarylacetoacetate hydrolase family protein produces MKHARIRFEGAIHAVHVEADYSVRLSDGRLLAEEHVEWLPPATGTMFALGLNYADHAAELAFKPPTEPLAFIKSVGTYTGHRQVTWRPDNVAYMHYECELVAVIGKTARNVKRADALDYLAGYTVCNDYAIRDYLENYYRPNLRVKNRDATTPVGPWIVDVADVPDPSNLTLRTWINGELRQEGSTRDMIFDIPYLIEYLSSFMTLQPGDMIATGTPEGLADVVPGDEVVVEVEGVGRLVNRIVSEAEFFSARKEA; encoded by the coding sequence ATGAAACACGCCCGTATTCGTTTTGAAGGCGCGATCCATGCCGTGCACGTGGAGGCGGATTACAGCGTGCGCCTGAGCGATGGCCGGTTGCTCGCCGAAGAACACGTGGAGTGGCTGCCGCCCGCCACCGGCACGATGTTCGCCCTGGGCCTGAACTACGCCGACCACGCCGCCGAGTTGGCATTCAAACCGCCCACCGAGCCCCTAGCATTCATCAAGTCCGTCGGCACCTACACCGGCCACCGGCAGGTTACCTGGCGCCCGGACAACGTCGCCTACATGCACTACGAGTGCGAGCTGGTGGCGGTAATCGGCAAGACTGCGCGCAACGTCAAGCGCGCCGACGCCCTGGATTACCTGGCCGGTTACACGGTGTGCAACGACTACGCGATCCGCGACTACCTGGAAAACTACTACCGCCCCAACCTGCGCGTTAAAAACCGCGACGCCACCACCCCGGTCGGCCCGTGGATCGTCGATGTGGCGGATGTGCCCGACCCGAGCAACCTGACCCTGCGCACCTGGATCAACGGTGAGCTGCGCCAGGAAGGCAGCACCCGCGACATGATTTTCGACATTCCCTACCTCATCGAATACCTGTCCAGCTTCATGACCCTGCAACCCGGCGACATGATCGCCACCGGCACGCCCGAAGGCCTGGCCGATGTGGTGCCGGGTGACGAAGTGGTGGTGGAAGTCGAAGGCGTGGGCCGCCTGGTCAACCGAATTGTCAGCGAGGCGGAATTCTTTTCCGCCCGGAAAGAGGCTTGA
- the hpaE gene encoding 5-carboxymethyl-2-hydroxymuconate semialdehyde dehydrogenase, with amino-acid sequence MIKHWINGREVESKDTFMNYNPATGDAIGEVASGGPEEVARAVAAAKEAFPKWANTPARERARLMRKLGELIEQNVPRLAELETLDTGLPIHQTKNVLIPRASHNFDFFAEVCTRMDGHSYPVDDQMLNYTLYQPVGVCGLVSPWNVPFMTATWKTAPCLALGNTAVLKMSELSPLTANELGRLAVEAGIPNGVLNVIQGYGATAGDALVRHPDVRAISFTGGTATGKKIMQTAGLKKYSMELGGKSPVLIFEDADLERALDAALFTIFSLNGERCTAGSRVFIQESVYPQFVAEFAARAKRLIVGDPQDPKTQVGSMITQAHYDKVTGYIKIGLEEGATLLAGGLERPANLPAHLSKGQFIQPTVFADVNNKMRIAQEEIFGPVVCLIPFKDEAEALQLANDTEYGLASYIWTQDIGKAHRLARGIEAGMVFINSQNVRDLRQPFGGVKGSGTGREGGQYSFEVFAEIKNVCISMGSHHIPRWGV; translated from the coding sequence ATGATCAAACACTGGATCAACGGCCGTGAGGTCGAAAGCAAAGACACCTTCATGAACTACAACCCGGCCACCGGCGATGCCATCGGCGAAGTCGCCAGCGGTGGGCCTGAAGAAGTCGCGCGGGCTGTCGCGGCCGCTAAAGAAGCGTTTCCCAAATGGGCCAACACCCCGGCCAGGGAGCGCGCACGCTTGATGCGCAAGCTCGGTGAGTTGATCGAGCAGAACGTACCGCGCCTGGCCGAACTGGAAACCCTCGACACCGGCCTGCCGATCCACCAGACCAAAAATGTGCTGATCCCGCGGGCCTCACACAACTTCGATTTTTTCGCCGAAGTGTGCACACGCATGGACGGCCACAGCTACCCGGTGGACGATCAGATGCTCAACTACACCCTCTACCAGCCGGTGGGTGTGTGCGGGTTAGTGTCGCCGTGGAATGTGCCGTTCATGACCGCCACCTGGAAAACCGCGCCGTGCCTGGCGCTGGGCAATACGGCGGTGTTGAAGATGTCGGAACTGTCGCCACTGACCGCCAACGAACTGGGGCGCCTGGCGGTGGAAGCCGGGATTCCCAACGGCGTGCTCAATGTGATTCAAGGCTACGGCGCCACCGCCGGTGATGCGCTGGTACGCCACCCGGATGTACGCGCCATTTCGTTCACCGGCGGCACCGCCACCGGCAAGAAAATCATGCAGACCGCCGGCCTGAAAAAGTACTCGATGGAGCTCGGCGGCAAGTCGCCGGTGCTGATCTTTGAAGATGCCGACCTTGAGCGCGCGCTCGACGCCGCGCTGTTCACCATCTTTTCGCTGAATGGCGAACGCTGCACCGCCGGCAGCCGGGTCTTTATCCAGGAAAGTGTCTACCCGCAGTTTGTCGCTGAGTTTGCCGCGCGGGCCAAGCGGCTGATTGTGGGCGACCCTCAAGACCCCAAGACCCAGGTCGGTTCGATGATCACCCAGGCGCACTACGACAAGGTCACCGGCTATATCAAAATCGGCCTCGAAGAAGGTGCCACTCTGCTCGCCGGCGGCCTGGAACGCCCGGCCAATTTACCGGCGCACCTGAGCAAAGGTCAGTTTATCCAGCCCACGGTGTTTGCCGATGTGAACAACAAGATGCGCATCGCCCAGGAAGAAATCTTCGGCCCGGTGGTGTGCCTGATTCCGTTCAAGGACGAAGCCGAGGCGCTGCAATTGGCCAACGATACCGAGTACGGCCTGGCGTCGTATATCTGGACGCAGGACATCGGCAAGGCCCATCGCCTGGCGCGCGGGATTGAAGCCGGCATGGTATTTATCAACAGCCAGAATGTGCGTGACCTGCGCCAGCCCTTCGGCGGCGTAAAAGGTTCCGGCACCGGGCGCGAAGGCGGCCAGTACAGTTTTGAAGTGTTTGCCGAGATCAAGAACGTGTGCATTTCCATGGGCAGCCATCACATCCCGCGTTGGGGCGTGTAA
- the hpaD gene encoding 3,4-dihydroxyphenylacetate 2,3-dioxygenase has protein sequence MGEVVLAAKICHVPSMYLSELPGKHHGCREAAIAGHTEIGRRARELGADTAVVFDVHWLVNSGYHVNCGEHFQGTYTSNELPHFIKNMEYAYPGCPELGALIAAEANLAGVRTMAHNIPSLELEYGTLVPMRYMHMGVPEDEKLKVISIAAWCAWHRLEDSFAFGAAVRRAIEKSDRKVLVLASGSLSHRFSDDREAEANIHNWTREFDKQMDLHVVQMWQQGRFKEFCAMLPDYAEHCFGEGKMHDTAMLLGLLGGPDYAKPAEIITAPFGSSGTGQVNAIFPL, from the coding sequence ATGGGCGAAGTGGTCCTGGCGGCGAAGATCTGCCACGTACCGTCGATGTACCTGTCGGAACTGCCCGGCAAACATCATGGCTGTCGCGAAGCGGCGATTGCCGGCCACACGGAAATCGGCCGCCGCGCCCGAGAATTGGGGGCGGACACAGCCGTGGTGTTTGACGTGCACTGGCTGGTCAACAGCGGCTATCACGTCAACTGCGGTGAGCATTTCCAGGGCACCTACACCAGTAACGAGCTGCCGCACTTCATCAAGAACATGGAATACGCCTACCCCGGTTGCCCCGAGCTGGGCGCGTTGATCGCCGCCGAGGCCAACCTGGCCGGTGTGCGCACCATGGCCCATAACATCCCGAGCCTGGAGCTGGAATACGGCACGTTGGTGCCCATGCGCTACATGCACATGGGCGTGCCGGAGGATGAAAAGCTCAAGGTCATTTCCATCGCCGCGTGGTGCGCCTGGCATCGCCTGGAAGACAGCTTTGCGTTTGGTGCCGCCGTGCGCCGGGCTATCGAAAAGAGTGACCGCAAGGTGCTGGTGCTGGCCTCCGGCTCACTCTCCCACCGTTTTTCGGACGACCGTGAAGCCGAGGCGAACATCCATAACTGGACCCGTGAATTCGATAAGCAGATGGACCTGCACGTGGTGCAAATGTGGCAGCAAGGCCGCTTCAAGGAGTTCTGCGCGATGCTGCCGGACTACGCCGAACACTGTTTTGGCGAAGGCAAGATGCACGACACCGCCATGCTGCTGGGCCTGCTCGGCGGGCCGGACTATGCCAAACCGGCCGAGATCATTACGGCGCCGTTCGGCAGTTCGGGCACCGGTCAGGTCAACGCGATCTTTCCCCTGTAA
- a CDS encoding 5-carboxymethyl-2-hydroxymuconate Delta-isomerase, with amino-acid sequence MPHFIAEYTDNIEPQADLPGLFEKIHRVLGDSGVFPLGGIRSRGVRLDTWRMADGKHDYAFVHMTLKVGHGRDLPTRQAVAEAVFATISAHFAELQAQRLLALSFEMVELHPQLNFKQNNVHAFLNNPAG; translated from the coding sequence ATGCCGCACTTTATCGCCGAGTACACCGACAACATCGAACCACAGGCCGACCTGCCCGGCCTGTTTGAAAAGATCCACCGCGTGCTGGGGGACAGTGGCGTGTTTCCCCTTGGCGGCATCCGCAGCCGTGGCGTGCGCCTGGACACCTGGCGCATGGCCGATGGCAAGCACGACTACGCCTTTGTGCACATGACCCTCAAGGTGGGTCATGGCCGCGACCTGCCCACGCGACAGGCGGTGGCCGAGGCCGTGTTCGCGACGATCAGCGCGCACTTTGCCGAGCTGCAGGCGCAACGCTTGCTGGCGCTGTCATTCGAGATGGTCGAACTGCACCCGCAGCTCAACTTCAAGCAGAACAACGTGCATGCATTTCTGAACAACCCGGCGGGCTGA
- a CDS encoding MFS transporter — translation MSTANSTASLVLAEHDRTHRLVTWRLMPLLLVCYLFAHLDRINIGFAKMQMSSDLHFSDTVYGFGAGLFFIAYALFGVPSNMALDRVGPRRWIASLMVVWGLLSTGMLWVESARDFYVLRFLLGVAEAGFFPGILVFLNRWYPARRRAQVTALFAIAVPMAGVLGGPLSGAILENFHDVGSLRGWQWMFLIEGAPVVLLGLVVLKCLPDGFDSVNWLTAEQKQQLHAQLSSEEQRKTITSFSGILRDPQVWLLVAVYFAVMLAVNTLAFWMPTLIHGAGIGRDSQVGLLSAVPYLAGCFFMIGCGRSSDRHRERRWHLCVPLLMAAVGIAVTGLAPGNPLLVMSGLVVAGMGASAALPMFWQLPPAFLSNTTQAAGIAMISSFGSVAAFLAPYLIGWMRDATQSASLALYVLALFIALGGLLVLRTHAAIVNPH, via the coding sequence ATGAGCACAGCCAATTCCACTGCCAGCCTCGTGCTGGCCGAGCACGACCGCACCCATCGTTTAGTCACCTGGCGCCTGATGCCCCTGTTGTTGGTCTGTTACCTGTTCGCCCATCTGGACCGCATCAACATTGGTTTCGCGAAGATGCAGATGAGCAGTGACCTGCACTTCAGCGACACGGTCTACGGCTTTGGCGCCGGGCTGTTTTTTATCGCCTACGCGCTGTTCGGCGTACCCAGCAATATGGCACTTGACCGGGTCGGGCCACGGCGCTGGATCGCCAGCCTGATGGTGGTGTGGGGCCTGTTGTCCACCGGCATGTTGTGGGTCGAGAGTGCCCGTGATTTCTATGTGCTGCGCTTTTTGCTGGGGGTGGCCGAGGCCGGGTTTTTCCCGGGCATCCTGGTGTTTCTCAACCGCTGGTACCCGGCACGCCGGCGTGCCCAGGTCACCGCGCTGTTCGCCATTGCAGTGCCGATGGCCGGCGTGTTGGGCGGACCACTCTCCGGGGCGATTCTGGAGAACTTCCACGACGTGGGCAGCCTGCGCGGCTGGCAGTGGATGTTTCTGATCGAAGGCGCGCCGGTGGTGCTGCTGGGGCTGGTGGTGCTCAAGTGCTTGCCGGACGGTTTCGACTCGGTGAACTGGCTGACGGCCGAGCAAAAACAGCAACTGCACGCCCAACTGAGCAGCGAAGAACAGCGCAAGACCATCACCTCGTTCAGCGGCATCCTGCGTGACCCGCAGGTGTGGCTGTTGGTGGCGGTGTACTTTGCGGTGATGCTGGCGGTAAACACCCTGGCGTTCTGGATGCCGACCCTGATCCACGGCGCTGGCATCGGCCGCGACAGCCAGGTTGGCCTGCTCAGCGCCGTGCCGTATCTGGCCGGGTGCTTCTTCATGATCGGCTGCGGACGCTCGTCCGACCGACACCGCGAACGTCGCTGGCACCTGTGTGTGCCATTGCTGATGGCCGCCGTCGGTATCGCCGTGACCGGCCTGGCGCCAGGCAATCCGCTGCTGGTGATGAGCGGGCTGGTGGTCGCCGGCATGGGCGCCAGTGCCGCCCTGCCGATGTTCTGGCAACTGCCGCCAGCGTTTCTCTCCAACACCACCCAGGCCGCCGGCATCGCCATGATCAGCTCGTTCGGCAGCGTCGCCGCGTTCCTCGCGCCGTACCTGATCGGCTGGATGCGCGACGCCACCCAGAGCGCCAGCCTCGCGCTTTACGTACTCGCCCTGTTTATCGCCCTCGGCGGCCTGCTGGTGCTGCGCACCCACGCCGCCATCGTCAACCCACACTAG
- the hpaH gene encoding 2-oxo-hept-4-ene-1,7-dioate hydratase has translation MLDSQHIHEAATRLDRAERSREQVRQFSLDYPGITIEDAYAIQRAWVAQKIKDGRTLKGHKIGLTSRAMQVSSNITEPDYGALLDDMFFDEGSDIPFERFIVPRVEVELAFILGKPLKGPNCTVFDVLDATEWVIPALEIIDARIQQVDPQTHATRKVFDTISDNAANAGVVMGGRAVRPTDIDLRKVPAVLYRNGVIEESGVSAAVLNHPAKGVAWLANKLAAYDVTLLPGQIILGGSFTRPVAARPGDTFHVDYDTLGSIACRFV, from the coding sequence ATGCTCGACTCACAGCACATCCATGAGGCCGCTACCCGTCTGGACCGCGCCGAACGCAGCCGCGAACAGGTGCGCCAGTTCTCCCTCGACTACCCTGGCATCACGATTGAAGACGCCTACGCCATCCAGCGCGCCTGGGTCGCGCAGAAGATCAAGGACGGCCGTACCTTGAAGGGTCACAAAATCGGCCTGACTTCACGGGCCATGCAAGTGTCATCGAACATCACCGAACCCGACTATGGCGCGCTGCTCGATGACATGTTTTTCGACGAAGGCAGTGATATTCCCTTCGAGCGTTTCATTGTCCCTCGGGTGGAAGTGGAACTGGCCTTCATCCTCGGCAAACCGCTCAAGGGCCCGAACTGCACGGTGTTCGACGTCCTCGACGCCACTGAGTGGGTGATCCCGGCGCTGGAGATCATCGACGCGCGCATCCAACAGGTCGACCCACAGACCCACGCGACCCGCAAGGTCTTCGACACGATCTCCGACAACGCCGCGAATGCGGGAGTGGTGATGGGCGGCCGCGCCGTGCGGCCCACCGACATCGACCTGCGCAAAGTGCCGGCGGTGCTGTACCGCAATGGCGTGATCGAGGAGTCCGGGGTGTCGGCTGCGGTGCTTAACCACCCGGCCAAGGGCGTGGCGTGGCTGGCCAACAAGCTGGCGGCGTATGACGTCACGCTGCTGCCCGGGCAAATCATCCTCGGTGGCTCGTTTACACGCCCGGTGGCGGCACGCCCCGGCGATACCTTCCATGTCGACTACGACACGCTCGGGTCGATCGCCTGCCGTTTCGTCTGA
- the hpaI gene encoding 4-hydroxy-2-oxoheptanedioate aldolase, translating to MDMPVNRFKQRLNKGDVQIGLWLGLANAYCAELAANAGFDWLLIDGEHAPNALPGMLGQLQAIAPYPSQALIRPVIGDSALIKQLLDIGAQTLLVPMVESAAQARELVRAMRYPPQGIRGVGSALARASRWNSIPGYLDQADEQMCLLVQIESAEGLANLDAIAAVEGVDGVFIGPADLSASMGHRGNPGHVAVQAAIEQAITRIVHAGKAAGILSADETLARRYIELGATFVAVGVDTTVLMRGLQSLAGRFKGAPEASHTGGVY from the coding sequence ATGGACATGCCTGTCAACCGCTTCAAACAACGCCTGAACAAGGGCGACGTACAGATCGGCCTGTGGCTCGGCCTGGCGAATGCCTACTGTGCCGAGCTGGCCGCCAACGCAGGTTTCGATTGGTTGCTGATCGATGGCGAACACGCGCCCAACGCTCTGCCAGGCATGCTTGGCCAATTGCAGGCCATCGCGCCCTATCCCAGCCAGGCGCTGATTCGCCCGGTGATCGGCGACAGCGCGCTGATCAAGCAACTGCTGGATATCGGCGCTCAGACATTACTGGTGCCAATGGTTGAAAGCGCCGCGCAGGCCCGCGAACTGGTGCGTGCCATGCGCTACCCGCCCCAGGGCATTCGTGGCGTCGGCAGTGCTTTGGCCCGCGCTTCGCGCTGGAACAGCATCCCCGGTTACCTCGACCAGGCCGATGAGCAGATGTGCCTCCTGGTGCAGATTGAAAGCGCTGAAGGCCTGGCCAATCTGGACGCCATCGCCGCAGTCGAAGGCGTGGACGGTGTGTTTATCGGCCCGGCGGATTTAAGTGCGTCCATGGGGCATCGCGGTAACCCGGGGCACGTTGCGGTGCAGGCGGCAATTGAACAGGCAATCACGCGCATCGTACACGCGGGCAAGGCGGCGGGAATTCTCAGTGCGGATGAAACGCTGGCGCGGCGCTACATCGAACTGGGTGCGACGTTTGTGGCGGTGGGTGTGGATACCACGGTGTTGATGCGTGGCTTGCAGAGTTTGGCGGGGAGATTCAAGGGCGCTCCCGAAGCCTCACACACCGGTGGTGTCTACTGA